The region GGCTACGCGCACATCACCACCCGCCAGAATATCCAGCTGAACTGGCCTCAGCTTGAAGATGTGCCAGACATCCTCGCTGAGCTTGCGACGGTTCAGATGCACTCTATCCAGACCAGTGGCAACTGTATCCGCAACACCACCACGGATCAGTTCGCCGGTGTTGCCGCAGACGAAGTCATTGATCCCCGGCCCTGGTGTGAGATTGTGCGGGAATGGTCGACATTCCACCCGGAATTCGCCTTCCTTCCGCGCAAATTCAAGATCGCCATCAACGGTGCCCGCGAGGACCGTGCTGCGGTTGGCGTGCACGACATCGGACTCAATGCCATACGCAACGAAGCCGGCGAGCTCGGCTTCGAAGTGCTGGCCGGCGGTGGTCTCGGCCGTACACCCATGGTTGGCGCGGTTATTCGTCCCTTCCTGCCCTGGCAGCATCTGCTGACCTATCTGGAATCCATTCTGCGGGTGTACAACCGCTATGGCCGCCGCGACAACAAGTTCAAGGCGCGCATCAAGATTCTGGTCAAGGCACTGACCCCTGAAGTCTTCGCAGAGAAGGTCGAAGCCGAATGGGCCAGCATGAAGGACTCGGGAGCAACTCTGACTCAGCAGGAAGTCGATCGCGTCAGCCAGTACTTCCAGCAGCCCGAATATCAGGCCTTCGATGGCGATGACGCGTCATATCTGGAGAAGCGCCGTACAGACAAGGCGTTCGATAACTGGGCAATGCGCAACGTGCATCCGCATAGAGCGCCCGGTTATGCTGCCGTTACGCTGTCACTCAAGCCGACTGCTGTTTCGCCTGGGGATATCACCGCCGAGCAACTGGACGCAGCTGCCGATCTGGCAGACCGGTACAGCCTTGGCGAGATTCGTTCTACGCACTATCAGAATCTGGTGCTGCCCTATGTGCAGCAGCGCGATCTGCCTGAACTCTGGCAGAAATGCCGCGAGCTGGGCTTTGCAACGCCCAACATCGGTTTGCTGACGGATATCATCTGCTGCCCGGGCGGCGACTTCTGCTCGCTGGCGAACGCCAAATCCATCCCGATCGCCGAAGCCATCCAGCGCACCTTTGACGACCTGGATTACCTGCATGATATCGGTGAGCTGGAGCTGAACATTTCTGGCTGCATGAACGCCT is a window of Pseudomonas sp. gcc21 DNA encoding:
- a CDS encoding nitrite/sulfite reductase, with translation MYIYDEYDQRIVEDRVKQFRDQIRRYLEGELSEAEMLPLRLQNGLYIQRYAPMLRLAVPYGVLSSARLRKLAHVTRRYDKGYAHITTRQNIQLNWPQLEDVPDILAELATVQMHSIQTSGNCIRNTTTDQFAGVAADEVIDPRPWCEIVREWSTFHPEFAFLPRKFKIAINGAREDRAAVGVHDIGLNAIRNEAGELGFEVLAGGGLGRTPMVGAVIRPFLPWQHLLTYLESILRVYNRYGRRDNKFKARIKILVKALTPEVFAEKVEAEWASMKDSGATLTQQEVDRVSQYFQQPEYQAFDGDDASYLEKRRTDKAFDNWAMRNVHPHRAPGYAAVTLSLKPTAVSPGDITAEQLDAAADLADRYSLGEIRSTHYQNLVLPYVQQRDLPELWQKCRELGFATPNIGLLTDIICCPGGDFCSLANAKSIPIAEAIQRTFDDLDYLHDIGELELNISGCMNACGHHHVGHIGILGVDKKGQEFYQVSLGGRSGRDASIGQILGPSFAAEQMPAVVQNVINVYVENRTPEERFIDTFERIGMAPFKERVYAANH